From Geobacter sp., one genomic window encodes:
- a CDS encoding CHASE2 domain-containing protein, translating to MLCTERRNSLKSGFNRKGVRNILIALAGLFVIFGAEDLGFFEGINRYCYDLAFRLRGTIRPGNDIVIAAIDEKTLQELGQWPLHRSIYGQLLDTLHEARAVGFTVIMAEPTADDPVLAAAATHYGRTVFPLYIDEHLQVTAPAPQLSRFPAGHLHIEQGIDGVTRRVFHTLKVGGWVVPSFAAAVQEAAAAPPLPATDGKPSQSDNEISTGIIQLAPMHINYHGPRGTFPTIPMADIVNGRVPAGFFKGKIVLVGPTAAGLEEQVFTPFSQQRNRMPAVEVQANILSNLLQHDNIRISDTSVRFAACLLIAVILFVLYMKLTETVATLVWLTASITVPVIVYLLFVRFGIWVDPAAFIFTAGFLYLLTFLFKLEIATGKLQQEYATVADHLKASGHATGGRGYRGLADYLSIGGINARIAILSEATCQIMEQTRQLAETNEALHLEIEQRISAQKEISALNEDLLRQKHALEAVNNELEAFSYSVSHDLRAPLRSIAGFSALLIEECLESMPPLGKEYLERINNNVVRMESLITAFLTLSRLSRIDISRQRIDIGAMAREIAEELAASDRQRQVNFTITEPVIVNADPAFMRVALDNLLGNAWKFTARTATATIEFGIVQHDTLPCYFVRDNGAGFDVTHASRLFAPFQRLHQQNEFSGTGIGLATVQRIIQRHGGVVWAEGTPGEGATFYFSLP from the coding sequence ATGCTCTGCACTGAACGGCGGAATTCCCTGAAATCCGGTTTCAACCGGAAAGGCGTGCGAAACATCCTGATCGCCCTGGCAGGCCTGTTTGTCATCTTCGGTGCCGAAGATCTCGGCTTTTTCGAAGGCATCAACCGGTATTGCTACGATCTGGCTTTCCGCCTCAGAGGCACCATCAGACCGGGCAATGACATCGTCATCGCCGCCATCGACGAAAAAACCCTCCAGGAGCTGGGGCAATGGCCCCTGCACCGAAGCATCTACGGACAGTTGCTCGACACCCTGCACGAGGCACGGGCCGTAGGATTCACCGTGATCATGGCGGAACCGACCGCAGATGACCCGGTGCTTGCCGCAGCTGCCACCCATTACGGCAGGACGGTTTTTCCGCTCTACATCGACGAACATCTCCAGGTAACCGCACCCGCCCCGCAGCTTTCCCGCTTCCCTGCCGGGCACCTTCACATCGAGCAGGGCATCGACGGGGTGACCCGCCGAGTCTTTCATACCCTCAAGGTCGGCGGCTGGGTAGTCCCCTCATTTGCGGCCGCAGTCCAGGAAGCTGCGGCCGCTCCCCCTCTGCCCGCCACAGACGGCAAGCCTTCTCAATCGGACAATGAGATATCCACCGGCATCATCCAGCTCGCCCCAATGCATATCAACTACCATGGTCCGAGAGGGACGTTTCCGACGATCCCCATGGCCGACATCGTCAACGGCAGGGTCCCGGCCGGATTCTTCAAGGGAAAGATCGTACTCGTCGGACCGACGGCGGCAGGATTGGAAGAACAGGTGTTCACCCCCTTTTCCCAGCAGCGGAACAGGATGCCCGCGGTGGAGGTGCAGGCAAACATCCTGAGTAACCTGCTGCAGCACGACAACATCAGGATCAGCGACACCTCTGTACGCTTCGCGGCCTGCCTGCTCATCGCCGTTATCTTGTTCGTACTCTACATGAAACTGACCGAAACCGTTGCGACGCTGGTCTGGCTCACTGCCAGCATCACCGTCCCCGTGATCGTCTACCTCCTCTTTGTCCGCTTCGGTATCTGGGTCGATCCGGCGGCCTTCATCTTCACGGCGGGCTTTCTCTATCTCCTCACTTTCCTGTTCAAACTGGAGATCGCCACCGGCAAACTCCAGCAGGAATACGCCACCGTTGCCGATCATCTGAAGGCATCAGGGCATGCAACGGGAGGCCGGGGATACCGGGGTCTGGCGGACTACCTCTCCATCGGCGGGATCAACGCCCGCATAGCCATCCTCTCCGAGGCAACCTGCCAGATCATGGAACAGACCAGGCAGTTAGCCGAAACCAATGAGGCATTGCACCTGGAGATCGAACAACGCATCAGTGCGCAAAAGGAAATATCGGCGCTGAACGAAGACCTGCTGCGGCAGAAACATGCACTAGAGGCTGTCAACAACGAGCTTGAAGCGTTCAGTTATTCGGTTTCCCACGACCTCCGCGCCCCCTTGCGCTCCATTGCCGGTTTCTCGGCCCTGCTGATCGAAGAGTGCCTCGAATCCATGCCCCCCCTGGGCAAGGAGTACCTGGAGCGGATCAACAACAACGTGGTGCGGATGGAGTCGCTGATCACGGCGTTTCTCACCCTGTCCCGGCTCTCCCGCATCGACATCTCCCGGCAGCGGATCGACATCGGTGCAATGGCCCGCGAGATTGCAGAGGAACTGGCCGCATCCGACCGGCAGCGGCAGGTCAATTTCACCATCACCGAGCCGGTGATCGTAAATGCCGATCCGGCGTTCATGCGGGTCGCCCTGGACAACCTGCTGGGGAACGCCTGGAAATTCACCGCCAGAACCGCAACCGCCACCATCGAATTCGGCATTGTCCAGCACGATACCCTCCCCTGTTACTTTGTTAGGGACAACGGTGCCGGTTTCGACGTTACCCATGCCAGCCGCCTTTTCGCCCCCTTCCAGCGACTCCACCAGCAGAACGAATTTTCCGGCACCGGCATCGGGCTCGCCACGGTCCAGCGCATCATCCAGCGTCACGGTGGCGTGGTCTGGGCAGAAGGAACCCCCGGAGAAGGGGCCACCTTTTATTTCTCCCTGCCATAA
- a CDS encoding PhzF family phenazine biosynthesis isomerase, translating into MTIPIVVVDAFTEQLFKGSPAAVCLLDRPRPPYWLQEVARQINLPETAFLLSEQNGYYLRWFTPIQEMELSGHATLASAHLLWERRLIPCDREARFFTRSGLLTAVQHGDLIQLDFPVEPPRTLTPTPDLERAVGVPIINAGKNRHDYLVEVTDERTVRDLKPDLVALGHLDCRGLIVTSRAESERYDYVSRYFAPQIGIPENPATGSAHCCLAPYWGKILWKSAMIGYQASGRGGIVRVELAGMRVKISGKAVTIQRSKLDHAPRIFSS; encoded by the coding sequence ATGACCATCCCGATTGTCGTGGTCGACGCATTCACAGAACAGCTTTTCAAAGGGAGCCCGGCAGCGGTCTGCCTGCTGGACCGGCCCCGTCCCCCCTACTGGCTTCAAGAAGTAGCCCGACAGATCAACCTCCCCGAAACCGCCTTTCTCCTCTCCGAGCAGAACGGCTACTATCTGCGCTGGTTTACCCCGATCCAGGAGATGGAACTGAGCGGGCATGCCACCCTTGCCAGTGCCCACCTCCTCTGGGAACGCAGGCTCATACCCTGCGACCGGGAGGCGCGCTTCTTCACCAGGAGCGGGCTCCTCACCGCCGTGCAGCATGGCGACCTCATTCAACTCGACTTCCCCGTCGAACCGCCCCGGACTCTGACGCCCACCCCCGACCTGGAAAGGGCTGTGGGCGTTCCCATCATCAATGCCGGGAAGAACCGGCACGACTATCTGGTCGAGGTGACCGACGAAAGAACGGTCCGTGACCTGAAACCCGACCTGGTCGCCCTGGGACACCTCGACTGTCGCGGACTCATCGTCACCAGCCGCGCGGAGTCCGAGCGATACGACTATGTCTCACGCTATTTCGCACCGCAGATCGGCATCCCGGAAAATCCGGCCACCGGCTCGGCACATTGCTGCCTTGCCCCTTACTGGGGGAAAATACTGTGGAAATCTGCCATGATCGGTTATCAGGCATCGGGACGCGGAGGGATTGTGCGGGTAGAACTGGCAGGAATGAGGGTAAAGATCTCCGGAAAAGCCGTAACGATTCAGCGCAGCAAACTGGATCACGCTCCTCGAATCTTCAGCTCCTGA
- a CDS encoding DUF3553 domain-containing protein, with protein MTFKPGNIVSHSEAQEWGAGKVLEVTINRVTIQFSDGISRKIAASHYTCLVPASESAYLPPPDAVPAAVVRAPRKTAAKRKQ; from the coding sequence ATGACATTCAAGCCGGGGAACATTGTGAGCCATTCCGAAGCACAAGAGTGGGGGGCTGGCAAGGTCCTTGAGGTAACCATCAACAGGGTGACGATCCAGTTCAGCGACGGCATCAGTCGAAAAATTGCCGCTTCTCACTATACCTGCCTGGTGCCTGCCAGCGAGTCAGCATATTTACCGCCACCCGACGCCGTTCCGGCAGCGGTTGTTCGCGCCCCACGCAAGACAGCGGCAAAACGGAAGCAATAG
- a CDS encoding DUF2284 domain-containing protein, whose protein sequence is MADQVLLQKLFQEKGIHDFHWMDPAEIVVGQWVRMKCMFGCGDYGRNASCPPNTPSVAECRNFFNEYRLGAIFRFRKKLDDPEQRHAWTREVNRELLQVEREAFIAGYQKAFLLFMDNCKLCRECAHTRTSCRNRQHSRPTPEGMGVDVFATVAKFGYPLEVLAGYEEEMNRYAFLLIE, encoded by the coding sequence ATGGCTGATCAGGTTTTATTGCAGAAACTGTTTCAGGAAAAAGGTATCCACGATTTTCACTGGATGGATCCGGCGGAAATCGTGGTTGGGCAGTGGGTGCGAATGAAGTGCATGTTCGGCTGCGGCGACTACGGCAGAAACGCCTCCTGCCCCCCCAATACGCCATCCGTGGCCGAATGCCGGAACTTTTTCAATGAGTATCGTCTGGGAGCAATCTTCCGTTTCAGAAAGAAACTGGATGATCCGGAGCAGCGTCATGCCTGGACGCGAGAGGTGAACCGAGAGCTTTTGCAGGTGGAACGGGAGGCCTTCATCGCCGGATACCAGAAGGCCTTTCTCCTCTTCATGGACAATTGCAAACTGTGCAGGGAGTGCGCCCACACCCGCACCTCCTGTCGCAACCGCCAGCACTCGCGCCCCACCCCGGAAGGGATGGGTGTGGATGTCTTTGCCACCGTGGCCAAGTTCGGCTATCCGCTGGAGGTGCTGGCAGGCTACGAGGAAGAGATGAACCGCTATGCGTTTCTGCTGATCGAATAA
- the msrA gene encoding peptide-methionine (S)-S-oxide reductase MsrA, which translates to MAKQRETATLAAGCFWCVEAVFAGLRGVESVVSGYAGGEVENPSYEQVCSGETGHAEAVQITFDPERISFSDLLEVFWRTHDPTTKDRQGADFGSQYRSAIFYHDDRQREIAEQSRRATDAAGIWPRPIVTEIVAFSTFFAAEGYHQDYYRNNRLQGYCRMIIEPKLTKLRKEFSEKLREPGGG; encoded by the coding sequence ATGGCGAAACAGCGCGAAACGGCAACGCTGGCTGCCGGCTGCTTCTGGTGTGTGGAGGCTGTCTTTGCCGGTCTGCGCGGGGTGGAGAGCGTGGTGTCGGGATATGCGGGGGGCGAGGTGGAGAACCCGTCCTACGAGCAGGTCTGCAGCGGAGAGACCGGTCATGCCGAGGCGGTGCAGATTACCTTCGATCCGGAGAGAATCAGCTTCAGCGATCTGCTGGAGGTCTTCTGGCGGACCCACGACCCGACTACCAAAGATCGCCAGGGAGCTGACTTCGGTTCCCAGTACCGCTCGGCCATCTTTTACCACGACGACCGGCAACGGGAGATCGCCGAACAGTCCCGGCGTGCGACCGACGCGGCCGGGATCTGGCCCCGGCCCATTGTCACCGAGATCGTGGCGTTCAGCACCTTTTTTGCTGCCGAAGGGTACCATCAGGACTACTACCGGAACAACCGACTGCAGGGGTACTGCCGGATGATCATCGAGCCCAAGTTGACAAAGCTGCGCAAAGAATTCAGCGAGAAACTGCGGGAGCCGGGCGGAGGGTAA
- a CDS encoding DUF134 domain-containing protein — protein MSPRKKKHRNCICPLREKLGLVFKPAGTPLKELEAIALEHDELEALYLCDSQGLDQTQAGEKMAVSRGTVQRLLTRGRKKVVEALVCQKALVVAKSPHDTEHADTPPSPEVP, from the coding sequence ATGTCACCACGGAAGAAAAAACATCGAAACTGCATCTGCCCGTTGCGCGAGAAGCTCGGCCTGGTGTTCAAGCCTGCGGGTACGCCACTCAAGGAACTGGAGGCCATCGCACTCGAACATGACGAACTGGAAGCGCTCTACCTCTGCGACAGCCAGGGCCTCGACCAGACACAGGCAGGGGAAAAGATGGCCGTCTCCCGGGGCACGGTACAGCGGCTGTTGACCCGGGGCAGGAAGAAGGTCGTCGAAGCGCTCGTTTGCCAGAAGGCGCTGGTCGTTGCAAAAAGCCCCCACGATACCGAACATGCCGATACGCCGCCCTCACCGGAAGTCCCGTGA
- a CDS encoding iron-sulfur cluster assembly scaffold protein, translating to MDYYSPKVLDHVRNPRNTGYLEDANVVVQAGDPNCGDALLYFLKIEDETVCNIKFLIKGCGAAIATSSIATELVMGKRLDDVLALTDQEIADSLGGLPDEKMHCSNMAASALHAAVQQYRDTVAGSTAPVG from the coding sequence ATGGATTACTATTCGCCCAAAGTACTCGATCATGTCCGCAATCCCCGCAACACCGGCTATCTGGAAGATGCCAACGTGGTCGTGCAGGCAGGCGACCCGAATTGCGGCGACGCCCTCCTCTACTTCCTGAAGATTGAGGACGAGACCGTCTGCAACATCAAGTTCCTCATCAAAGGGTGTGGAGCGGCAATAGCCACCTCCTCCATAGCTACGGAACTGGTGATGGGGAAAAGGCTCGACGACGTCCTCGCACTGACCGACCAGGAGATCGCCGATTCCCTCGGCGGCCTGCCCGACGAGAAGATGCACTGTTCGAACATGGCCGCATCGGCCCTGCACGCCGCCGTGCAGCAGTATCGCGACACGGTCGCCGGTTCCACCGCGCCGGTGGGCTGA
- a CDS encoding nitroreductase, which yields MDTLEAIKTRRSVRKFSPQPVEPEKLQALLEAVQLAPSWANMQCWRFVVVQDPAAKARISELSFVEAFFAPKGYKSNPAQKALSDAPVVIVACAEPLDSGDLHGQLYYMTDVGIATENLMLAAHSLGLGTVFVGVFDEEQLGDLLQIPPGIRIVGLFPIGYPQDPPKSGPPRKPLDEIVFYETWKD from the coding sequence ATGGATACCCTGGAAGCGATCAAGACCAGGCGGAGCGTACGGAAATTCTCCCCGCAGCCGGTGGAGCCGGAAAAACTCCAGGCCCTGCTGGAGGCGGTGCAACTGGCCCCCTCCTGGGCCAACATGCAGTGCTGGCGGTTCGTGGTGGTGCAGGACCCGGCGGCAAAGGCCAGGATCAGCGAACTGTCATTTGTCGAGGCGTTCTTCGCTCCCAAGGGGTACAAGAGCAACCCGGCCCAGAAGGCGCTCTCAGATGCCCCGGTAGTGATCGTCGCCTGCGCCGAGCCGCTGGATTCGGGGGACCTGCACGGTCAGCTTTACTACATGACCGACGTGGGGATCGCCACGGAGAACCTGATGCTCGCCGCCCACTCCCTGGGGCTGGGGACCGTCTTCGTCGGTGTCTTCGACGAGGAACAGCTGGGGGACCTGCTGCAGATCCCGCCGGGCATCCGGATCGTCGGGCTCTTCCCCATCGGCTATCCCCAGGACCCTCCCAAGAGCGGACCGCCGCGCAAACCCCTGGACGAAATCGTCTTTTACGAAACCTGGAAAGACTGA